Proteins encoded in a region of the Enterococcus gilvus ATCC BAA-350 genome:
- a CDS encoding 6-phospho-beta-glucosidase encodes MGFRKDFLWGGATAANQCEGGYNEGGRGLANVDLAPVGKDRFGVIAGKTKMFDFDDEHFYPAKEAIDMYHHWKEDIALFAEMGFKTYRLSLAWSRIFPKGDEKEPNEEGLKFYEDIFKECKKYGIEPLVTITHFDCPMHLVEKYGAWRSRELVGFYENLCNAIFTRYKGLVKYWLTFNEINMILHAPFMGAGLYFEEGENVEQVKYQAAHHELVASAIATKIAHEVDPENQVGCMLAAGSYYPYTPKPEDVWEGRQEERQNYFFIDVQSRGEYPAYALKEMARKGIDVKMEEGDAELLKAHTVDFISFSYYSSRVATTDPELLEQTAGNIFASVKNPYLESSEWGWQIDPLGLRITMNDLYDRYQKPLFVVENGLGAVDTPDENGYVVDDYRIDYLAKHIEAMRDAVDLDGVDLLGYTTWGCIDLVSAGTGEMKKRYGFIYVDRDNEGNGTLKRSKKKSFDWYKKVIETNGDDLSN; translated from the coding sequence ATGGGATTTAGAAAAGACTTTTTATGGGGCGGCGCGACCGCTGCGAATCAATGTGAAGGCGGCTATAACGAAGGCGGACGCGGATTGGCAAACGTCGATTTGGCACCCGTTGGGAAAGATCGTTTCGGCGTGATCGCTGGTAAAACGAAAATGTTTGATTTTGATGACGAACATTTTTATCCAGCAAAAGAAGCCATCGATATGTACCACCATTGGAAAGAGGACATCGCCTTATTTGCTGAAATGGGCTTCAAAACCTACCGTTTATCTTTAGCATGGAGTCGGATCTTCCCGAAAGGCGACGAAAAAGAGCCGAATGAAGAAGGCTTGAAATTCTATGAAGATATTTTCAAGGAATGTAAAAAATATGGCATCGAACCATTGGTAACGATCACGCATTTTGACTGCCCGATGCATCTGGTAGAAAAATATGGCGCATGGCGCAGCCGTGAATTGGTCGGTTTCTATGAAAACTTGTGTAATGCTATCTTTACTCGCTACAAAGGATTGGTAAAATATTGGCTGACCTTCAACGAAATCAATATGATCTTGCATGCGCCGTTTATGGGTGCAGGTCTGTACTTTGAAGAAGGTGAAAATGTGGAGCAGGTGAAATACCAAGCGGCTCATCATGAGTTGGTTGCCTCTGCGATCGCAACGAAGATCGCTCATGAAGTTGATCCTGAAAACCAAGTTGGCTGTATGCTGGCGGCAGGTTCATACTATCCTTATACACCAAAACCAGAAGATGTCTGGGAAGGTCGTCAAGAAGAACGTCAAAACTACTTCTTTATTGATGTGCAATCTCGAGGAGAATACCCTGCTTATGCGCTGAAGGAAATGGCACGTAAAGGGATCGATGTGAAGATGGAAGAAGGCGACGCAGAGTTGCTGAAGGCACACACAGTCGACTTTATCTCCTTCTCTTACTACTCTTCTCGTGTTGCTACGACAGACCCAGAATTGTTGGAGCAAACAGCCGGAAATATCTTTGCTTCAGTGAAGAATCCTTATTTGGAATCAAGTGAATGGGGCTGGCAAATTGATCCATTGGGCTTACGTATCACTATGAATGACCTGTACGATCGTTACCAAAAACCATTATTCGTCGTCGAAAATGGGTTAGGTGCAGTGGATACTCCTGATGAGAACGGGTATGTAGTGGATGATTACCGCATCGATTATTTAGCGAAGCATATCGAAGCGATGAGAGACGCGGTTGATTTAGACGGTGTCGATCTCCTAGGCTACACGACTTGGGGCTGTATTGACTTGGTGTCGGCTGGAACCGGTGAAATGAAGAAACGCTACGGCTTCATTTACGTAGACCGCGACAACGAAGGCAACGGCACATTGAAACGCAGCAAGAAGAAATCCTTCGACTGGTACAAAAAAGTGATTGAAACCAACGGAGATGACTTAAGTAATTAA
- a CDS encoding 6-phospho-beta-glucosidase encodes MAAGVKIATIGGGSSYTPELMEGFIKRYDELPVREIWLVDIEAGREKVEIVGAMAQRMWDASPYDVKVHITLDREEALKDADFVTTQFRVGLLEARIKDERIPAYYGMLGQETNGAGGMFKAFRTVPIILDIVEDMKRLCPDAWLINFANPSGMVTEAVVRYGKWDKVIGLCNVPVMAQMIEPEMLGKQPDELIYKFAGLNHFHWHKVADTHGKNVTQEIINKMYEGDETGMPKNIHDIPFPREILEQMQMIPCGYHHYYYQEEETLAHALEEYKTIGTRAQQVKKTETELFELYKDPNLDYKPEQLGQRGGAYYSDAACESIASIYSNKNTQLVVSTKNDGAVPDLPADCVVEVSAYIGGQGARNVAFGELPTAERGWLQVMKAMELLTIEAAVTGDYNTALQAFTINPMVRSGKTAQRIMDELFIAHKDHLPNFKETIERLEKEGIEVQDEVARELDLEKVK; translated from the coding sequence ATGGCAGCAGGAGTAAAGATCGCTACAATTGGTGGCGGAAGTAGTTATACACCGGAATTAATGGAAGGTTTTATCAAACGTTATGATGAATTACCAGTACGCGAGATCTGGTTGGTCGATATTGAAGCAGGACGGGAAAAAGTTGAGATCGTTGGAGCAATGGCGCAACGGATGTGGGATGCTTCTCCTTATGATGTGAAAGTCCACATTACGTTGGACCGTGAAGAAGCCTTGAAAGATGCCGATTTTGTGACGACACAATTCCGTGTAGGCTTGTTAGAGGCTCGGATCAAAGATGAGCGTATTCCAGCGTATTACGGCATGCTTGGTCAAGAAACGAATGGTGCTGGCGGCATGTTCAAAGCTTTTCGGACAGTCCCGATCATTTTAGATATCGTAGAGGATATGAAACGTCTCTGTCCTGATGCGTGGTTGATCAACTTTGCAAATCCAAGCGGTATGGTGACGGAAGCTGTCGTTCGTTATGGAAAATGGGATAAAGTCATCGGCTTATGTAATGTACCGGTGATGGCGCAGATGATCGAACCTGAAATGCTAGGAAAACAACCAGATGAATTGATTTATAAATTTGCTGGGTTGAACCACTTCCATTGGCATAAAGTGGCCGATACCCACGGGAAAAACGTGACACAAGAGATCATTAATAAAATGTATGAAGGCGATGAAACTGGGATGCCGAAAAACATTCATGACATTCCGTTCCCAAGAGAGATCCTGGAACAAATGCAAATGATCCCTTGCGGCTACCACCATTATTATTACCAAGAAGAAGAAACATTGGCACATGCGTTGGAAGAATACAAAACAATCGGTACGCGTGCCCAACAAGTGAAGAAGACGGAAACAGAATTGTTCGAATTATACAAAGATCCAAACTTGGATTACAAACCTGAACAATTGGGTCAACGTGGCGGCGCGTATTATTCTGATGCAGCTTGTGAATCGATCGCGTCTATCTATTCAAATAAAAATACGCAATTGGTTGTTTCTACGAAAAATGATGGCGCAGTGCCCGATCTTCCGGCAGACTGTGTTGTTGAAGTTTCTGCGTATATCGGCGGACAAGGAGCGCGTAACGTGGCCTTTGGCGAATTGCCTACAGCAGAACGCGGCTGGCTGCAAGTCATGAAAGCCATGGAATTATTGACGATCGAAGCAGCAGTGACTGGGGACTACAACACTGCATTGCAAGCATTTACCATCAACCCAATGGTGCGTTCTGGTAAAACAGCGCAACGAATCATGGACGAATTATTCATCGCACATAAAGATCATTTGCCGAACTTCAAAGAAACCATCGAACGTCTAGAAAAAGAAGGCATCGAAGTTCAGGACGAAGTGGCACGTGAATTAGATTTAGAAAAAGTAAAATAG
- a CDS encoding MurR/RpiR family transcriptional regulator has translation MLLSEKMKQTDFSNAESALVAYILDKGTAIEPMTIKEIAEANYVHPSTLIRVAKKLGYQGWLELRTEFLAEQTYLQTYFDDVDANFPFQSNEGLMTIANKIASLERTTIDDTLSLLNHDDLQKAKQLLLNASQIKIFGSNANLLISQDFALKMRRIQRNVVTSQTMGEDAYEAFNSQPDTCAILISYTGENNFILQIARILRKQQVPFIALTSIGENTLASLSHATLRMTTRERLYSKIANFTINSSICYLLDVLYSCIFAEDYQKNLNHLIEIGELADKRKTSSAIMAESPESMVRFTESFRPN, from the coding sequence ATGTTACTATCAGAAAAAATGAAGCAAACGGACTTTTCTAATGCTGAGTCCGCCTTAGTCGCCTACATCTTGGACAAAGGTACAGCGATCGAACCCATGACTATCAAAGAAATTGCGGAAGCCAATTATGTCCATCCTTCGACGTTGATCCGCGTAGCCAAAAAATTAGGGTATCAAGGTTGGCTGGAATTACGAACAGAATTCCTTGCAGAACAAACGTATCTGCAAACGTACTTTGACGATGTCGATGCGAATTTTCCTTTCCAATCAAATGAAGGATTGATGACGATCGCTAACAAGATCGCTTCTTTAGAACGCACGACCATTGACGATACACTCAGTCTGCTAAATCACGATGACCTGCAAAAAGCCAAACAGCTTTTGCTTAACGCCAGTCAAATCAAGATTTTCGGCAGCAATGCCAATTTACTGATCTCACAGGATTTCGCTTTAAAAATGCGCCGCATCCAAAGAAACGTCGTTACCAGCCAGACAATGGGCGAGGATGCCTATGAAGCCTTCAACAGCCAACCAGATACTTGCGCGATCTTGATTTCCTACACGGGAGAAAATAACTTTATCTTGCAGATCGCCCGCATTTTGCGGAAACAACAGGTTCCCTTTATCGCGCTGACCAGTATCGGGGAAAATACGCTGGCTTCTCTTAGCCATGCGACGCTGCGCATGACTACTAGAGAACGGCTCTATTCAAAAATCGCCAATTTTACCATCAATTCATCGATTTGCTACTTGTTGGATGTTTTGTATAGCTGCATTTTCGCTGAGGATTATCAAAAAAATCTGAATCATCTGATTGAAATCGGAGAGCTTGCGGATAAACGCAAAACCAGTTCAGCGATTATGGCGGAGTCTCCTGAATCAATGGTTCGCTTTACCGAATCCTTCCGCCCCAATTAA